A stretch of the Bacillus anthracis str. Vollum genome encodes the following:
- the comGE gene encoding competence type IV pilus minor pilin ComGE, whose translation MAEMIVALSIVMMVVSLLLPQTVLVMQERKNIQLRYKAFVLLKKEAALYMYENEAKQQKEKVINGNVYYTYWGGNEVCVMWKDVKGRMMEQCFYAGEKIN comes from the coding sequence ATGGCTGAAATGATTGTAGCATTAAGTATAGTAATGATGGTGGTATCTTTACTACTTCCACAAACAGTATTGGTTATGCAAGAACGAAAAAACATACAACTTCGTTATAAGGCATTTGTATTATTAAAAAAAGAAGCAGCTTTATATATGTATGAGAATGAGGCAAAACAGCAGAAAGAAAAAGTTATAAACGGAAATGTATATTACACATATTGGGGAGGAAATGAAGTTTGTGTGATGTGGAAAGATGTGAAAGGCAGAATGATGGAACAATGCTTTTATGCAGGAGAAAAAATAAATTAG
- the comGD gene encoding comG operon protein ComGD gives MKQKGFTLLEMLLVLFAISVLSMVTYFNVHSLYEKQKIEQFLRQFSNDILYMQQLAINRQKHYTLRWHKDRHMYYIGESSTDLSIIKREYDSDIQLDLNTFPNPMTYNPSGNINRGGTILLSYRSYKYEIVFQLGRGRFTYREMSKRVSDG, from the coding sequence GTGAAGCAAAAAGGTTTTACCCTTTTAGAAATGCTACTCGTTTTATTTGCAATTTCTGTACTAAGTATGGTCACGTATTTTAATGTACATTCATTATATGAAAAACAAAAAATCGAACAATTTTTAAGACAGTTTTCAAATGATATTTTGTATATGCAACAATTAGCGATAAACCGTCAAAAACACTATACATTACGATGGCATAAAGATAGACATATGTATTATATAGGGGAATCGAGTACGGATCTTTCTATCATTAAAAGAGAATATGATAGCGATATACAATTGGATTTGAATACTTTTCCAAATCCGATGACATATAATCCGAGTGGAAATATTAATAGAGGTGGCACGATTTTACTTTCGTATCGAAGTTATAAATATGAGATTGTATTCCAGCTTGGAAGAGGGAGATTTACGTATCGTGAAATGTCAAAAAGGGTCAGTGATGGCTGA
- the comGC gene encoding comG operon protein ComGC has protein sequence MQNEEGFTLLEMLLVMVVITVLLLLIIPDVVTQRSSVEGKGCKAYVKSIEAQVQVYQLQHNKIPTLKELSDEKYITADKCPNGESIHISNDGTVTSGKL, from the coding sequence ATGCAGAATGAGGAAGGGTTTACCCTTTTAGAAATGTTATTAGTTATGGTCGTCATAACTGTATTATTACTATTAATTATTCCTGATGTAGTTACGCAGCGTTCATCCGTCGAAGGAAAAGGATGTAAAGCCTATGTGAAATCTATAGAAGCGCAAGTACAAGTATACCAACTACAACATAATAAAATTCCTACACTAAAAGAGTTAAGTGATGAAAAATATATTACAGCTGATAAGTGTCCGAATGGTGAATCTATTCATATTTCAAATGATGGAACAGTAACAAGTGGGAAACTGTGA